A segment of the Prochlorococcus marinus str. SB genome:
CCGCCTGAAGATGCTCTTGAAGGATGGACTACAGAATGGCATATAGATAACTCAAAATGGTTAAAAGCTATTTATCAAAAAATTAATAATGGTATTTTATTGATAATTGATTACGCTAAAGAAGCCAAAAAATACTACACCTCTAAGAATTCTGATGGAACGATAGTTTCTTATGAAAATCAAAAAATGACGAATAATGTCCTAAATTCTCCTGGAAATTGCGATTTAACATCTCATGTGTGCATAGAAACTTTAATTAATGACGCTGAGAATCTTGGATTTGATACCGTTGGAATAACTAAACAAGGAGAAGCTTTGTTGGCACTTGGATTGGCAGAGAGACTTTATGGGATTCAGAAAGAAATTAAAGAGGATTTATCAAATGCTCTTTTAAGAAGAGAGGCATTACTCAGACTCGTTGATCCTGTTTGTTTAGGTGATTTTAAGTGGTTTGTTTTTAAAAAGTTTAATGACAAGAAAATGAATATAATTTCAACCTGTTTGCGTTAAGAAAAAAACTTTAAAAATAATGAATCTTCTACGTCGTCATATATATCAACAGCACCGATTTCTTTCGGTAATATAAATCTCATTTTGCCATCACGAACTTTTTTATCGCCCATAAGTATTGTTAGAACGTCTTCTTTATTTATTTTGGGGATCTCGGTAGGAAGATCGTAACTCTTTAAAAGATTCTTCTGTCTTTCTAATTCTTCTTTAGACCACAACCCTTTTTCAATTGCTACTTCGCCCGCAATATTCATACCAATTGATATTGCCTCACCATGTAGAAATTTGCCGTATCCACATAAATTTTCAATAACGTGACCAAAAGAATGACCATAATTCAATATTGCTCTAACACCATTTTCATGTTCGTCTTGAGAAACAATATGAGACTTTGTTTTAATTGAACTATTAATTATTTTAATTAGATATTCATTTTTGAGATTTAAAAATTCATTTTTGTTTTTTTCAATTTCTAAGTATTCGAAAAGTTCTTTATCTCTTATTACTCCGTATTTTATTACTTCGGCCATGCCTGCATTAAATTCTCTTTTGGGCAAACTTTTTAAAGTTTCTGGATCAATAAAAACTGCTTTAGGTTGATTGAAGGCTCCAATTAAATTCTTACCTTTTGGATGATTTACTCCTGTTTTCCCTCCCACAGATGAATCAACCATCGATAATAATGTTGTTGGAATCTGAATATATTCGATGCCTCTTAGCCAAGTAGCAGCTGCGAAGCCACTTACATCTCCAACAATTCCTCCGCCAAGGGCAATAATTATTGAATTTCTATCTAAGCCAAATTCAAATGCAACATCATATATTTCACTTAAGGTTTTTAAGTTTTTATATGATTCTCCAGCCTTGATAAGGAACATTTTGGCCTGGTATTGATTATCTTTTAAATTATTTAAGAATTTTTCTCCATACAAATTTGATATTTCTTCATTTGAAATCACAAGTATTTTTCTATTCTTTGTTATTCCAATTTTTAAAAGTTCTTCGCTGATATTGTTCAGTATCCCTGCTTCAAGAGTTACTTCGTATGACTTATCACCTAATGGGACTAATATTCTTCTCTTATTCACAATTGATTACCTAGTTAAAATTTATAAATATTTGGTATTAAATACTTTATATATTAGCAAAATCTAAGCTCTAGATCCTTAAAAATTCAGTTGTTAAGAATTAGAAATGGTAATAAAATCATGCTATGAGTTTAAAAAAAAATATAAACGATATTAAGAAAAATTATTCCCTAGGAATAATTGGAGGTGGTCAACTGGCTTTGATGTTAACCGAGGCAGCAAAAAAAAGAGATCTAGAAGTATGTGTGCAAACAAAATCTTGTGATGATCCTGCTGGTCTAAAAGCAGATCATGTCATAGAAGCTGATCCTTTAAAGATAAGAGGTAATAAATCATTAATTAATGAGTGTGAAAAAATAATTTTTGAAAATGAATGGATAAAAATTGATAAATTAAATTTAATTGACAATAAAGATATTTTTGTTCCAAGCCTTAATGCAATTAAGCCATTAGTAGATAGGTTTTCTCAAAAAAAATTAATAGAAAGAATGAATATTCCCTGCCCAAAATGGATAAGTATTGAAGATTTTAAAAATCTCACGGATGAGGAAATCAATAATTGGACTTTTCCTCTAATGGCAAAATCAAATAAAGGTGGATATGACGGCAAAGGGAACAGAAAAATAAAGACAAAAGAAGAATTAGATTCTTTTTTAACAGAGAATAACTCTAATGAATGGTTAATAGAAGAATGGATAGAGTATGAAAAAGAACTGGCTCTTGTTGGTTCGAGAGATAGGACCGGTAAGATAAGATTCTTTCCAATAGTTGAGACATTCCAATCAAACCATGTTTGTGATTGGGTTCTTGCACCTGGAACAAATGAATATGATTTGAACTTATTTGCAATAAATATTTTCTCTTCGATAGTCAATGAACTTAATTACGTTGGAGTTTTAGCTATTGAATTCTTCTATGGAGATAATGGTCTTCTAATTAATGAAATAGCTCCTAGAACACATAACTCAGCTCATTTCTCTATTGAAGCTTGCACTTCAAGTCAGTTTGATCAATATGTTTGCATTTCTTCTGGGATAATGCCACCTGAAATTAAAATGAACTGCGAAGGTGCAATTATGATAAATCTACTGGGGTTAAAAAAGAATTTCCCAATCTCAATGGAAACCAGAATTAAAATGTTATCTGAAATTGAGGGTTCTAATATTCATTGTTATGGCAAATCTCGCGAAATTCTGGGAAGAAAAATGGCTCACATCACATTTTTATTAAATGGTAAAACGCATTCAGAAAGATATGATGAAGCTCAAATTTTATTAACTATGGTAAGAGACATTTGGCCATCTCCAAATGCATAAAAAAATAAGCTAGAGTTAGATTACTGGATCTTTGGTTAAGTTCTTCTTTATGTGCTCTGATCTGACTCTCTTTCGACATGAGGAGACTGTCGTGATGCGGTAGTAAACCGATCTTGTAATCGGAAACGAAAGCCCACTTTGAATCCTCTTCTGGCATTTCCAGGTCGATGCAGCAGAGAACTGACGGGGATCCGGTGTTACCTATCAAAATGCTTGCTAAAACAGGCTTTTGGTGGGTATTTTATTTTTTTGGAATAACTGAGCTGTTTTTATTCCCTATCAGTGTAAATAATTCATTTGCCAAAATACTTGACGATCCATTTCTAATGTATTTATATTAATAGTACACATGTATTACTAAGTAATGACTTTAGGAGGAGCTAATGTTTGGACTAATTTTTCTTACGG
Coding sequences within it:
- the aroB gene encoding 3-dehydroquinate synthase — its product is MNKRRILVPLGDKSYEVTLEAGILNNISEELLKIGITKNRKILVISNEEISNLYGEKFLNNLKDNQYQAKMFLIKAGESYKNLKTLSEIYDVAFEFGLDRNSIIIALGGGIVGDVSGFAAATWLRGIEYIQIPTTLLSMVDSSVGGKTGVNHPKGKNLIGAFNQPKAVFIDPETLKSLPKREFNAGMAEVIKYGVIRDKELFEYLEIEKNKNEFLNLKNEYLIKIINSSIKTKSHIVSQDEHENGVRAILNYGHSFGHVIENLCGYGKFLHGEAISIGMNIAGEVAIEKGLWSKEELERQKNLLKSYDLPTEIPKINKEDVLTILMGDKKVRDGKMRFILPKEIGAVDIYDDVEDSLFLKFFS
- a CDS encoding 5-(carboxyamino)imidazole ribonucleotide synthase codes for the protein MSLKKNINDIKKNYSLGIIGGGQLALMLTEAAKKRDLEVCVQTKSCDDPAGLKADHVIEADPLKIRGNKSLINECEKIIFENEWIKIDKLNLIDNKDIFVPSLNAIKPLVDRFSQKKLIERMNIPCPKWISIEDFKNLTDEEINNWTFPLMAKSNKGGYDGKGNRKIKTKEELDSFLTENNSNEWLIEEWIEYEKELALVGSRDRTGKIRFFPIVETFQSNHVCDWVLAPGTNEYDLNLFAINIFSSIVNELNYVGVLAIEFFYGDNGLLINEIAPRTHNSAHFSIEACTSSQFDQYVCISSGIMPPEIKMNCEGAIMINLLGLKKNFPISMETRIKMLSEIEGSNIHCYGKSREILGRKMAHITFLLNGKTHSERYDEAQILLTMVRDIWPSPNA